A stretch of Cynocephalus volans isolate mCynVol1 chromosome 9, mCynVol1.pri, whole genome shotgun sequence DNA encodes these proteins:
- the COMMD8 gene encoding COMM domain-containing protein 8: MEPEEGTPLWRLQNLPAEQGPQFLHKIIDGICGRAYPLYQDYHSVWDSTEWIHILEDITKFFKAVVGKNLSDEEIFQQLNQLNSFHQEAIMKCLKSRKNEIKQALLGEIVDISSAQLQDFDWQLKLALSSDKIATLQMPLLNLHLDIKENGEVKPYSVEMSKEELQSLINSLEAANKVVLQLK, encoded by the exons ATGGAGCCGGAAGAAGGGACGCCGTTATGGAGGCTGCAGAATCTGCCAGCGGAGCAGGGCCCGCAG TTTCTTCACAAGATAATTGATGGCATTTGTGGCCGAGCGTATCCTCTCTACCAGGATTATCACAGTGTTTGGGATTCAACAGAATGGATACACATTCTAGAAGATATTactaaatttttcaaagctgtagTTGGTAAAAATTTATCTGATGAAGAG atatttcAGCAATTAAATCAGTTGAATTCATTTCATCAAGAAGCTATCATGAAATGCTTGAAAagtaggaaaaatgaaattaagcagGCTCTGTTAGGAGAAATAGTAGATATTTCCTCTGCACAGCTACAGGATTTTGACTGGCAGTTAAAG CTTGCACTTTCTAGCGACAAGATTGCTACATTACAAATGCCACTTTTAAACCTTCATCTAGACATTAAAGAAAATGGTGAAGTAAAACCATATTCTGTTGAAATGAGTAAAGAAGAGCTACAGAGTCTAATAAATTCCTTGGAAGCAGCCAATAag GTGGTCTTGCAGTTGAAATAA